The Saprospiraceae bacterium genome includes the window CCGTTTTCTACATTATAATAGGGTGTAATGGACTCTTCGAACCCTCCTGTACCTCCGACCTGTTGGTTTTGGTGGTCGAGGCTATTATGAAAACGATAATAGTCTTCTGAAACCGTCCGCAATTCTAGAAATAATTGGCCCAGCCGCTGATGGCTTGGATCAATTTCGGTCTCCATCTTAAAGACGTATTGACCACCAAATGGATCATCCTGCAAAAGCACTCCACCAGCAAAATAGGCATTTACATAATTATTGTCATTATCAGGACCGAAGCCTATGCTTCTCAGCAAACTGCCATAATTAATCGTATCTCCCTCTACAACTTTAAATTCATAAATTTGTTGGGCTATTTTTAAATGATAATAATTCGTTTCGCTCGAAGGGTCATTATACGAAATATATACAGGGAAATTGTAAACTACATTATTTTCTAATGGGTTAAAAGACTTCGTGACGGCTCCTATTGAAAAGTTTCTAATCCCTACCCGAGAGGGAATAACACTCCTGGCTCTAACCGTTTTAAAACCATCGACTTTAACCTCAATGACGTATTCCTTACCGTTTTGAGGATTCAGATTTTTCGTAGTGTATTTGGGCAAAGCCCTGGGGCCCACAGGCATAACCAGGTCGAGTTCCTCCAAAAAATTTTCGCCCTCGAACACCGTCACTTTCGCATTTGTAACGGATTCAACATCAGTTTCTTCCAGAAACTTAAGGGTAACCTTACTCACCTCTACCTCGATGGCTGATTTATCCTTGAAGTTGCTGGAAATAAAAAGACTTGGGGCAGGTATCTTAATCTCAAAATCCCCTGGTTTGTCACAGGAGGAAGTCAGCAATATAGGAAGTAACAAAAAAAACCAACATCTTACTTTGAGGAGAGTATTTGTAGCCATTTGATAGCATTTAACTATCAAATTTAGGAAAAATGTATGTAATAATTGGTTAACAAATCCTTAAATTAAATCAATCATCTATTTTTTTTCATAAAGACGTTTCCCTGCTGCTTCATACTTGTCTCCTTCTATCCAAAATGGTCTATTCTCCATATCCGCGATCAGGCGGGTAGTCTGCACAAACGCTTTGCAATACCTCAAAACATAGTCGAAGTCCAAGGTGGCAGCCTCGTCTGTAACTTGATGGTAATTGCGCATCAAGGCTTCATCAAAAGCTGTAAAACCTGGGCTATAATTGAGCGACGGAACCCCTTTCTGGGCAAAAGAAACATTATCAGACCGATCAAACAAACCTTGTTCAGGTGCAGGATCAGCCGAAATACGCAAGCCAAAAGCGGCTGCCCCTTCATCGATCAATGCCGCAACACCCGTGCGATCATATCCCATAATAGCGACAAGACTTGTATCGCTATACCCTGCGCCATCTGAATTGAAATTGAAAATGGTCTGTTCCAAGGGGATCAAAGGATGGTTCACATAGTAATGGCTACCCACCAAACCCTGTTCTTCGGCCGTAAGGGCCAAAAACAATACAGAGCGCTTAGGGCGATGGACGGCCATTACCTTGGCTGCCATCATCAAGCCTACCGTACCAATGGCATTGTCACGTGCCCCATTGAAAATACTGTCTTGTGCGCCGAAAGGAAAACCACCTCCTTGGTGAGCAACGCCGATGTGATCATAATGTGCGCTAATCAGTAGATACTCGTCTTTTAACAACGGGTCACTCCCCTCCAGCATAGCCGCGACATTACTCGAATACTTTCTTTTGATGGTCACCCCACTGGAATAAAGATGCGATTCTACCACTTTACCACTTTTCATGGCCTCAAATGGCTCATCAGATTTTTCGTTGAGCATCCCATAGATCATTCCGTCTGATGCCACATCATCAGGATCAGCGATAGCGAGGCTCTCTTTGTTTAGGTAATTAAGGATAAAATGCCAAGGGAAAGGAAGCCGAAACACCTCTATCAGTCCTGCGGCCCCTCGCTCCGCAGCTAATTTCCGTTTGATTTTCATGGCACTAAGGGCTTCCTGTGGGTCGCGCGAACCAGGCTTACCTGACCATACAATGACTAACTTACCTTTTACATCCAAGCCTTCATAATCATTAATACCAGCGCTTTCATCTAGCCAACCATATTGCGCAAAAACGGCAGGATGGTCTATCGTTTTCTCTTCTCCGGCACTGAGGAAGTAATCTTCCCCATATTTGTATTTCTTTTTACCCAATCGGAATTCAGACGATTGGGGAGGGCGAACAGATTCAAATCGAATAACTTGAAAGAAATCTTCAGCACCTGGAGCGGGTGCGCAGCCTTGGGCCCGAAGGTATTCTGCTATATAACGAGCGGCGGTGTTATTCCCCGGTGACCCGGTAAATCGACCCTGTAATTCATCAGCGGCCAAAAAGCGGATATGCTGTTCGATTTCTGCTTTTGACAAATCAATAGCCATAGGGGCTTGGGATTTTACTTTTGCTATGCCAAAAAACAAAAAAACAATCAACGTAATAGATTTATTCATTGGTCTTAATTATTATGGTATTCAATCTTCTTAGCACTAATTTGCCCTTGGGTTAAAGCACGAATAAACAATATAACCATCAATACCAACATAAAGCCGAAGGGTAATGCGGTTACAATTAACAAATTACTCATCGATTTGAGTAAAGTATCTCCACCTATCCATATAGCAGCCACAGCCACAGCAGGTAGCATGATTCCCCAAAACCACTTATGACTACGGCCTGGTAACAAATTACCATTGTCGGTCATCATACTGACTACATATATGGCCGAATCCAAAGAGGTGATCAAGAAGGTACATAAAAGCATGATGGTAAGCGAACTCAATACACCTGTAAAGGGAAAGTAGGTAAAAAACTTAAAGGTAGCATCAAAAATACTGCTGAAGGTATCTTGATCGGCAGCACCAAATTGGGCAGCTATATCAAAAGCAGGGGTGGCAAAAACCGTAAACCATAAAAAGGTACCAAAGGATGGCATCAATAAAACGCCAAATACAAAAGACCGTATGGTTCTACCCCTTGATATACGGGCGATAAACATCCCCGTAAATGGCGCCCAAGCCAACCAAAAAGCCCAATAAAAAATCGTCCAATCTGCTACAAACTGTGGGTTTTCCCCATAGACACCCCAGGCAAGACTCATGTGTACAAAGTCTTTGAAATAATAGAACAAACCATTGGCCAAATGGCTGACTAATGGCTCAAAATCATTCTGTAAAATGAAAAAAAATAACAAAACAAGCGTCCCAATCATGTTGAGGTTGGATAGTCGTTTAATCCCTTTTTCCAACCCACTCATCGCTGAGAGGAATGCCACTATGCCAAGCAAAATTGCTATAAATGCTGTCAATAATACGGGTGATTCCTTGCCTTGCAAAAAGGCAATCCCTCCTGCTATTTGTCCACTTCCTAAGCCGATGGAGGCCACCAGACCAAAAATAGTCGTCATGACGGCCAACACATTTACCATATTCCCCCAACGCTTTTTTTTAAGGATGGGTCGCAATACGACACTGGCTAGGGCTGGTTCGTTTTTTTGGTATTGAAAATAGGCAGCGACCAAACCAAACGCGGCATAAAATGCCCAGGCTGTTATTCCCCAATGAAAATAGGCATATTGCAGGGAAAGTATGGCGTTTCCCTGCGGCATGACCGTTACAACCGGTGAGTTTTGGAAATAAAAAATGGGCTCTTGTACCGCTCTTTGCAACAAACCAGCCCCCATTCCTGCACTATACAACATAGCTAACCAAGTCCAAAAACCATATTGCGGCTTTTCTTCTTTTTTACCCAGACGAATGTTTCCCCAAGGCGAAAAGGCTAGCCCCAGGCAAAAAACAACCAATCCCAAACCAAGATACAAATAAAAAGCGCCAAAGACAGACAGCACAAGCGTAGCCATTTTGCCAGTAAAGGAAAATACCTGCGCCGGAAAAAATAAACCAGGAAGGATAAATACCAAGCAACAAATTAAACAATAGCGCAATAAAGGCGTAAATTCCATTTTCATTGGCAATCGCTATTTAGCGCATTGAAAAACAGGCGAAATTTTCCACATCAAAAGCATTGCCTACCTACCTTAGTGCTTGTTTGGAGGTAGCTTATTGGTCCAATAACCCCTGCAAATCTGCAGGAGAATAGTTGATCGACTTCAATGTTTTTTTATCAGATTGACGGTACACCAGATAGACATCTCCTGCTTTTTCCATATAGCTATCCACTCCTTGGGTCGCTTTATAATGGTGCATCGTGGCCTCTGCCTCTTCCTTGGTCTTGCAGGTTTTGCTCATATTTGAACGTTGAACCTCATCAAACAGGGCTTTAAATTTTTCTCCTAACCCAAACTCTAAAACAGCACCAGCCAACACATATTGGATATCACAAAGCGCATCTGCCACCTCTATAATATCGTTATTGGCAATGGCTTCTTCTAATTCCTTTAGTTCCTCTGCAATGAGTGCCACCCTCAGGCGACAACGGTCCGCTGAAGGAATAGTTGGATGCTCGAGAATGGGGTGTTTAAAAGTACGATGAAAATCTGCTACTTGTCTGAGTGCATCTAGTTTCTCCATGTATCATTTATAGACTTAAAAAAGGCTAAGATAGTTTTTTTCTGCATTTTGTTGGCAAACCCCAAGTGGTGCTTCTTTTTATAAGGTTTATCCTTCCGCTGCTGATTGGTTAAGTGAAAGCTAAAGTCAACAAAAACGCTATATCAAAACTTGTAACTTATACTTTATCCATTCATAAGCAGTATAATTTAGCGCTAGTTTAAAAAAACATACCGAAAGAAGGTTGGGTTTTCAATTTTTCATCTACATTTGCAACGCTCAACAGGGGCGTTTTCTGTTGGTTTTTTTAACCTTTTTCAATCGACGGGAATTTGAAGACTAAATACTTTGACCTTATTGACCAGACCTTTTTTTTTCCACAAGAAGGTTTTGATCTTGAGGATGGTTACCTGATGTTCAACGGCATTCCGCTGATCCATCTCATTGAAAAATACGGCACACCACTAAAGTTGACGTATTTACCCAAAATTGGGAGCCAGATTAAAAAGGCGCGAAATCTTTTCAACCGTGCTATGCGATCCCTTGGATATGCAGGTAATTACCATTATTGCTATTGTACCAAAAGTAGCCACTTCAGCTATGTACTGGATGAGGTGCTGGAACATGATGTCAACCTGGAAACCTCCTCTTCCTTTGACATTGACCTTATCCGCGCCCTCCACGCAAAAGGTAAAATCACTAAAGATATCATCATTGTCTGTAATGGATTTAAACCACAGCGCTACCTGGAACAAATTGTCGGTTTAATCAATGATGGATTTGAAAACGTCATTCCGGTTTGTGACAATGTAACAGAAGTCGATTATTATGCCAAACATGTGAAAAAAGAATGTAAAATTGGCATTCGAATAGCGACAGAAGAAGAACCCAATTTTGAGTTTTATACCTCTCGCTTGGGCATTCGTGGAGCAGATGTAATGCGTTTTTACAAAGAAAAAATTGCAGGCAATAAGAAGTTGAAACTCACCATGCTCCACTTTTTTGTGGATACGGGCATCAAGGATAGCCTTTATTATTGGGGCGAGCTAAAAAAAGCGATTAAACTATACTGCGAAATCAAACAGGAATCGGATGACTTGAAAGCAATCAATATAGGTGGAGGAATGCCGATCCGCAATTCCCTTGGGTTTGAGTTTGATTATAAATATATGGTGCGCGAGATCGTGGCTAACATTTTGCATAGTTGCGAGGAAGAAGATGTGCCTGAACCAGATATTTTCACTGAATTTGGGAAATATACCGTGGCAGAAAGTAGTGCCATTATTTATTCGGTTTTAGCCCAAAAGCAGCAGAATGACTCGGAGATGTGGTATATGATCGATAGTTCGTTAATGACCACTATTCCTGACGCCTGGGGCATGGGCGAACGTTTTATTTTATTGCCTATCAACAAGTGGAAAAACGACTATCGGCGGGTGAATGTCGGTGGCCTCAGCTGTGATAATGCCGATTATTACAATTCCGAAATCCATGAAAGCCAGGTCTATCTTCCGTCTTTTACCCCTGAGGAAGGGGAACCCCTCTACCTTGGCTTTTTCCATACAGGCGCCTATCAGGATGCCATCAGTGGCTACGGCGGGGTCAAACATTGCCTGATCCCCTCTCCCAAACGCATCCTGATCGACCGGGACCAGGCGGGCAACCTTGTCTACACAGTTTATAAGGAAGAGCAGACGGCCGAGGATATGTTGAAGATATTGGGTTATTAAAGAAGAATGAATTGTTAAAAAAAATGTTAAGGCTTTAAAGAAAATTATCCTTACATTTGTCATGCATCTATCATACTAATCATTATGTCTATTGTAGACCGGATACTGGCTCTTTTTCGCGTTGCTCGGCAAGAAACGCCGAGAGATCCGAAACCACAGCCGGTCAAAAAACATATTACAACCATGGTCAACTCCATTACTGTATCTTCCGATATGAGTACCCTGTACCTTATTGACAACGGAAGATCCATCGATTTCCCTTTCAATAACCCACGTGGTATTCTCATTGGTAGCCTGAAAGGCCAATTGTCCGTTGCTACGGCTATCGATCCGCCTACGGCCGATGAAACAGCAGGTAGCAAAACGATCAAACTGCCGACTGAAGGTGCACAATGGACGATGTTTTATCATATTGATAATGGAGTGTTGGGGATTATCGGGGCATCAGATATTGATATTGCCATTTCCCAGCCTGGAGGACCAAATTGCAATCAAAACTTTTTCGATTTAACAACTAATGTTGTCCGAATTAGAAGAATAGGCAACGCAATAGAGATAAGTAGCAGACCTGTTTAAGACTTATTGTTTTTCTCTTGGATTTGTTGAATGATTGATTTCTTTTCCAATTTGCTATTCACCCAAAGCAATAATAATTCATCTAATCCAAGAGAAACCTTCATGGCTAGATTATCCTTTACCTCTAAAAGATATTGTTTCAGCTTTTTGAAGTTATTTCGTAAGTCAGCATATACCGAAGCATTTAATTCCTTAAAGTGACTTAATATTTTAAGTTCAAACTGGTTGATCT containing:
- a CDS encoding DUF4249 domain-containing protein, with product MATNTLLKVRCWFFLLLPILLTSSCDKPGDFEIKIPAPSLFISSNFKDKSAIEVEVSKVTLKFLEETDVESVTNAKVTVFEGENFLEELDLVMPVGPRALPKYTTKNLNPQNGKEYVIEVKVDGFKTVRARSVIPSRVGIRNFSIGAVTKSFNPLENNVVYNFPVYISYNDPSSETNYYHLKIAQQIYEFKVVEGDTINYGSLLRSIGFGPDNDNNYVNAYFAGGVLLQDDPFGGQYVFKMETEIDPSHQRLGQLFLELRTVSEDYYRFHNSLDHQNQQVGGTGGFEESITPYYNVENGNGIFAGYTQVLDSTLVEIQ
- a CDS encoding M28 family peptidase → MNKSITLIVFLFFGIAKVKSQAPMAIDLSKAEIEQHIRFLAADELQGRFTGSPGNNTAARYIAEYLRAQGCAPAPGAEDFFQVIRFESVRPPQSSEFRLGKKKYKYGEDYFLSAGEEKTIDHPAVFAQYGWLDESAGINDYEGLDVKGKLVIVWSGKPGSRDPQEALSAMKIKRKLAAERGAAGLIEVFRLPFPWHFILNYLNKESLAIADPDDVASDGMIYGMLNEKSDEPFEAMKSGKVVESHLYSSGVTIKRKYSSNVAAMLEGSDPLLKDEYLLISAHYDHIGVAHQGGGFPFGAQDSIFNGARDNAIGTVGLMMAAKVMAVHRPKRSVLFLALTAEEQGLVGSHYYVNHPLIPLEQTIFNFNSDGAGYSDTSLVAIMGYDRTGVAALIDEGAAAFGLRISADPAPEQGLFDRSDNVSFAQKGVPSLNYSPGFTAFDEALMRNYHQVTDEAATLDFDYVLRYCKAFVQTTRLIADMENRPFWIEGDKYEAAGKRLYEKK
- a CDS encoding BCCT family transporter — encoded protein: MKMEFTPLLRYCLICCLVFILPGLFFPAQVFSFTGKMATLVLSVFGAFYLYLGLGLVVFCLGLAFSPWGNIRLGKKEEKPQYGFWTWLAMLYSAGMGAGLLQRAVQEPIFYFQNSPVVTVMPQGNAILSLQYAYFHWGITAWAFYAAFGLVAAYFQYQKNEPALASVVLRPILKKKRWGNMVNVLAVMTTIFGLVASIGLGSGQIAGGIAFLQGKESPVLLTAFIAILLGIVAFLSAMSGLEKGIKRLSNLNMIGTLVLLFFFILQNDFEPLVSHLANGLFYYFKDFVHMSLAWGVYGENPQFVADWTIFYWAFWLAWAPFTGMFIARISRGRTIRSFVFGVLLMPSFGTFLWFTVFATPAFDIAAQFGAADQDTFSSIFDATFKFFTYFPFTGVLSSLTIMLLCTFLITSLDSAIYVVSMMTDNGNLLPGRSHKWFWGIMLPAVAVAAIWIGGDTLLKSMSNLLIVTALPFGFMLVLMVILFIRALTQGQISAKKIEYHNN
- a CDS encoding nucleoside triphosphate pyrophosphohydrolase family protein, which codes for MEKLDALRQVADFHRTFKHPILEHPTIPSADRCRLRVALIAEELKELEEAIANNDIIEVADALCDIQYVLAGAVLEFGLGEKFKALFDEVQRSNMSKTCKTKEEAEATMHHYKATQGVDSYMEKAGDVYLVYRQSDKKTLKSINYSPADLQGLLDQ
- a CDS encoding arginine decarboxylase — protein: MKTKYFDLIDQTFFFPQEGFDLEDGYLMFNGIPLIHLIEKYGTPLKLTYLPKIGSQIKKARNLFNRAMRSLGYAGNYHYCYCTKSSHFSYVLDEVLEHDVNLETSSSFDIDLIRALHAKGKITKDIIIVCNGFKPQRYLEQIVGLINDGFENVIPVCDNVTEVDYYAKHVKKECKIGIRIATEEEPNFEFYTSRLGIRGADVMRFYKEKIAGNKKLKLTMLHFFVDTGIKDSLYYWGELKKAIKLYCEIKQESDDLKAINIGGGMPIRNSLGFEFDYKYMVREIVANILHSCEEEDVPEPDIFTEFGKYTVAESSAIIYSVLAQKQQNDSEMWYMIDSSLMTTIPDAWGMGERFILLPINKWKNDYRRVNVGGLSCDNADYYNSEIHESQVYLPSFTPEEGEPLYLGFFHTGAYQDAISGYGGVKHCLIPSPKRILIDRDQAGNLVYTVYKEEQTAEDMLKILGY